In the Leptotrichia sp. oral taxon 212 genome, one interval contains:
- a CDS encoding Dam family site-specific DNA-(adenine-N6)-methyltransferase — protein sequence MAGLNVADVIKELDISKSYLYKLIDKENILIPKSDTGRYFWNENTVEIIKRFLHIDALQQKDDTDSLISKLELKQSFINNRRYLGNKYSLSNFIRKTVDKNCKGINIVIDIFSGTGAVANTFKDKMLITNDLLYSNYISNYAWFGYERYSSKKIIKLIYDYNQIKTKENNYMRENFANTFFSADDCSKIGYIREDIEAKYKNKEINFKEYAILITSLLYAMDKIANTVGHYDAYRKNIDFEKTLVLNVLLPEETINSNNICYNLDANELIKSIKGDLLYLDPPYNSRQYCDAYHLLENVARWEKPKVYGVARKMDRTSLKSDYCLITATKAFEELIEKADTKYILLSYNNMSNKGNDRSNAKIPDEDIMRILSKKGKVTIFELDYKSFSTGKSDIKDNKERLFLCEVFSEEKKKMNISCPFNYTGGKFKLLKQLQPLFDEKEVFLDLFAGGGNVGINSSSSKVIFNDSNEKLIDLIKFIKETDTDVLLKQIDNIIDEYDLSNTSLYGYSYYDCNSSRGLAQYNKERFFKLREDFNAKVLAGKTDYLMLYVLMIFSFNNQIRFNRKELFNLPVGKRDFNSKMRSKLVLFSEELKSKDVQFMKKDFREISLDDFSQETFIYCDPPYLITNATYNENGMWTEIEEKALLKFLDEANEKGFSFALSNVLESKNKKNDILYNWIENKGYYCNHLNKSYSNSNYHRKNKNSISEEVLITNYPLNWRNK from the coding sequence ATGGCAGGTCTCAATGTCGCTGATGTAATAAAAGAATTAGATATTTCTAAGTCATATTTATATAAATTAATAGATAAAGAAAATATTTTAATTCCGAAAAGTGACACAGGAAGATACTTTTGGAATGAAAATACAGTTGAAATTATAAAAAGATTTTTGCATATAGATGCTTTACAGCAAAAGGATGATACAGATTCTTTAATATCCAAATTAGAATTAAAACAATCTTTTATAAATAACAGAAGATATTTAGGAAATAAATATTCCCTTTCTAACTTTATAAGAAAAACAGTTGATAAAAATTGTAAAGGTATAAATATTGTTATTGACATATTTAGTGGAACCGGTGCAGTTGCGAATACTTTTAAGGATAAAATGCTTATCACAAATGATTTGCTGTATAGTAATTATATTTCCAATTATGCATGGTTTGGATATGAAAGATATTCAAGTAAAAAGATAATTAAGCTTATATACGACTATAATCAAATTAAAACAAAAGAAAATAATTATATGCGAGAAAATTTCGCAAATACATTCTTTTCTGCTGATGATTGTAGCAAGATAGGATATATAAGAGAAGATATAGAAGCAAAGTATAAAAACAAAGAAATAAATTTTAAGGAATATGCAATATTAATCACATCACTTCTATATGCAATGGATAAGATTGCAAACACGGTTGGACACTATGATGCGTATAGAAAAAATATAGACTTTGAAAAAACTTTAGTATTGAATGTTTTATTACCTGAAGAAACGATAAATTCTAATAATATTTGTTATAACTTAGATGCAAATGAACTTATTAAAAGTATTAAGGGGGATTTGTTGTATTTGGATCCTCCATATAATTCAAGACAGTATTGCGATGCATATCATTTACTTGAAAATGTTGCAAGATGGGAAAAACCTAAAGTTTATGGGGTTGCAAGAAAGATGGATAGGACTTCGCTTAAAAGTGACTACTGTCTGATTACAGCTACAAAAGCATTTGAGGAACTTATTGAAAAGGCTGATACAAAGTATATCTTGCTTTCATATAACAATATGTCTAATAAGGGGAATGATAGGTCAAATGCTAAAATACCGGATGAAGATATTATGAGAATTCTTAGCAAAAAAGGAAAAGTTACTATATTTGAATTAGACTACAAGAGTTTTTCGACTGGAAAATCAGATATAAAAGACAACAAAGAAAGACTATTTTTATGCGAAGTATTTAGCGAAGAAAAAAAGAAAATGAATATATCTTGTCCATTTAATTATACAGGCGGAAAATTTAAGTTGCTAAAACAGTTGCAGCCTTTATTTGATGAAAAGGAAGTATTTTTAGATTTGTTTGCCGGAGGAGGAAATGTTGGAATAAATTCATCTTCTTCAAAAGTTATCTTTAATGATTCAAATGAAAAACTAATAGATTTAATTAAATTTATCAAAGAAACTGATACTGACGTTTTATTAAAACAAATAGACAATATTATTGATGAATATGATTTATCCAATACATCGTTATATGGATATTCTTATTATGATTGTAATAGTAGTAGAGGCTTAGCCCAATATAATAAAGAAAGATTTTTCAAGTTAAGAGAGGATTTTAACGCTAAAGTCCTTGCTGGAAAAACAGATTACTTGATGTTATATGTATTGATGATTTTCTCTTTTAACAATCAAATTCGTTTTAATCGAAAAGAGTTGTTTAATCTTCCTGTAGGGAAGAGGGATTTTAACTCTAAAATGAGAAGTAAGCTTGTGTTATTTTCTGAAGAATTAAAAAGCAAAGATGTTCAGTTTATGAAAAAGGATTTTAGAGAAATTTCGTTAGATGATTTTTCTCAGGAGACTTTTATTTATTGTGATCCACCTTATTTGATTACAAATGCAACATATAATGAAAATGGAATGTGGACTGAAATAGAAGAAAAAGCTTTACTTAAGTTTTTGGATGAAGCCAATGAAAAAGGTTTTAGTTTTGCTTTGTCTAATGTTTTGGAAAGTAAAAATAAAAAAAATGATATTTTATATAATTGGATTGAAAATAAGGGATATTACTGCAATCATCTAAATAAAAGTTATTCAAATAGCAATTATCACAGAAAAAATAAAAATAGTATATCTGAAGAAGTTCTGATTACTAATTATCCTTTGAATTGGAGGAATAAGTAA
- a CDS encoding AlwI family type II restriction endonuclease, which translates to MANKSIPYQSFCWVIGTTSFRTAKLNLKIEAQLLLLDEFYNEVIKESSWNWNNELQEKYYDFMKDRAFLTGEAKRKDKDAREKTSGLVDIGLITEDRLITDAGRELLKITSSGDFETNNVFNINRDSFIYLKQLLKTSIDVSGSIVRPFIAVIKCLTELEFLSYDEFTYFVPLIRDDESAKQIISDIKLYREGKILLEEIIYKRLMQMDNYKLAQEEFITSYVDENLICLVGMNRKSRSYDKPYYKLYENLKKVFLDGENIYESLLNSAKNINQKPGTLWRSLLFKTTNIGVVRKNGKSSIHKQCPFINCKNETELKEVFFKYLHIFKAMATLSDYFDLNRRYFNITDTLIFEDRMIKLDMIPKYYFKEIIDVLYTKTFSRDNNLRADASLETISEAFKLDISKVYVALSKHLGITIKSPEQAATYVNDERYRRFNTLIDKKFNDSVLIELLNCFEKRDDKRIEELVTDEAAIPTIFEYILGIIWYKVSERQGNILGFMKLSLEANLLPKTHATGGYADIIYEYEACTSYPKHSLLLEATLADGNNQRRMEMEPVSRHLGDYRIRFNNPFDYSLFVSTYLDKNVVSDFRYRKIIPYTREEETITGMKIISMDTDSLKKIIENKVKYKYLYEVFDKYHEMPLETVDWHDGMIKEATGEYKV; encoded by the coding sequence ATGGCGAATAAAAGTATTCCATACCAAAGTTTTTGTTGGGTCATAGGAACTACAAGTTTTAGAACGGCAAAACTAAATTTAAAAATCGAGGCACAATTGTTACTTCTTGATGAGTTTTATAATGAGGTCATAAAGGAATCAAGTTGGAACTGGAACAATGAATTGCAAGAAAAATATTATGATTTTATGAAAGATAGAGCTTTCCTAACAGGAGAAGCAAAAAGAAAAGACAAAGATGCTAGAGAAAAAACATCAGGGTTGGTTGATATTGGTTTAATTACAGAAGATAGATTGATTACGGATGCAGGAAGAGAACTCCTTAAAATAACAAGTAGCGGGGATTTTGAAACCAATAATGTGTTTAATATTAATAGAGATAGCTTTATCTATCTAAAACAGCTTCTTAAAACAAGTATAGACGTAAGTGGTAGTATTGTTAGACCGTTTATTGCGGTTATAAAGTGCCTGACGGAACTTGAGTTTTTAAGTTATGACGAGTTTACTTATTTTGTTCCGCTAATTAGAGATGACGAAAGTGCAAAACAAATTATATCGGATATTAAATTATATCGAGAAGGTAAAATTTTGCTGGAAGAAATAATTTATAAGAGGCTTATGCAAATGGATAACTATAAACTTGCACAAGAAGAATTTATAACCTCTTATGTTGATGAAAATTTAATATGTTTAGTGGGAATGAATCGTAAAAGCAGAAGCTATGACAAGCCGTACTATAAATTATATGAGAATTTAAAGAAGGTATTTCTTGATGGCGAAAACATTTATGAATCACTATTAAATTCTGCAAAGAATATAAATCAAAAACCTGGAACATTGTGGAGAAGTTTACTATTTAAAACAACCAATATTGGTGTTGTAAGAAAAAATGGGAAGTCTTCAATTCACAAACAATGCCCATTTATAAACTGTAAAAATGAAACAGAACTAAAAGAAGTGTTTTTTAAATATTTACATATTTTTAAAGCCATGGCGACTTTATCTGATTATTTTGATTTAAATAGAAGATATTTTAATATTACAGATACTCTAATTTTTGAAGATCGTATGATTAAGTTGGATATGATTCCAAAATATTATTTTAAAGAAATTATTGATGTTCTGTATACAAAAACTTTTAGTAGAGATAATAATCTCAGAGCTGATGCCTCGCTTGAAACTATATCAGAAGCATTCAAGTTAGATATTAGCAAAGTATATGTAGCTTTAAGTAAACATTTAGGAATTACAATTAAGAGTCCGGAACAAGCTGCAACTTATGTAAATGATGAACGATACAGAAGATTTAACACTTTGATTGATAAGAAATTTAACGATTCTGTGCTTATAGAGTTACTAAATTGTTTTGAGAAACGTGATGATAAAAGGATTGAAGAACTTGTTACAGATGAGGCTGCAATACCAACTATCTTTGAATATATTTTGGGAATTATATGGTATAAAGTAAGTGAAAGACAAGGAAATATTTTGGGCTTCATGAAGTTATCATTAGAAGCTAATTTATTGCCTAAAACACATGCAACTGGAGGTTATGCAGACATTATATATGAATATGAAGCATGCACTTCTTATCCTAAACATTCGCTATTACTTGAAGCAACTCTTGCAGACGGAAACAATCAAAGAAGAATGGAAATGGAGCCTGTTTCAAGACATTTAGGAGATTATAGGATTAGATTTAATAATCCGTTTGATTACAGTTTGTTTGTAAGTACTTATTTGGATAAGAATGTCGTTTCTGATTTCAGATATAGAAAAATAATTCCCTATACAAGAGAGGAAGAGACTATTACAGGAATGAAGATTATTTCAATGGATACAGATTCTCTTAAGAAAATAATTGAAAATAAGGTTAAGTACAAGTATCTGTATGAAGTATTTGATAAATACCATGAAATGCCATTAGAGACTGTAGATTGGCATGATGGGATGATAAAAGAGGCCACAGGAGAGTATAAAGTTTAA
- a CDS encoding ATP-binding protein, which produces MKIKSMKVKNFRGYSDETIVNFDDLTVIVGKNDVGKSTILEALDIFFNDGKGVVKIDKTDVNIAKSKNGEHETVISICFCDLPDKVIIDSSVETSLADEYLLNKNKELEIVKKFQNGGAAKVYIKASHPTNKSCEDLLLKKNSDLKKLIKEENIECSDLSVNSIMRKGIWEKYSNNLQLDEIELDVTKEDAKKIWEKISLYLPVYSLFQSDRKNSDSDNEIQDPLKEAVKQIISEESLQNSLVEIADIVRKKIEEVSNRTLEKIREMDPEIASTLNPVIPAAKNLKWQDVFKNVSISGDENIPINKRGSGVRRLILLNFFRAEAERRAENSENANVIYAIEEPETSQHTNNQYKLIESLKELARLPKTQILLTTHSPNIVKRLDFSNLRLLKDGEQKKEVQNVAPGQLHYPSLNEVNYMAFGEITEEYHNELYGFIELQGWLNDYKSSKQVIDYKKLKQDGSIVTQKLTLTEYIRHQIHHPENVNNRRFNLSELKDSIEMMRNFISMNDKRAE; this is translated from the coding sequence ATGAAAATAAAATCGATGAAAGTTAAAAACTTTAGAGGTTACTCGGACGAAACAATAGTAAATTTTGATGATTTAACTGTTATAGTAGGAAAAAACGATGTTGGTAAATCAACAATTTTAGAGGCATTGGATATCTTTTTCAATGATGGTAAAGGCGTTGTGAAAATTGATAAAACAGATGTAAATATAGCTAAATCAAAAAATGGTGAACATGAAACAGTAATAAGCATATGCTTTTGCGATCTACCAGACAAGGTGATAATAGATTCATCTGTTGAAACATCGCTTGCAGACGAATATCTTTTGAATAAAAATAAAGAATTAGAGATAGTAAAAAAATTTCAAAATGGTGGAGCAGCAAAAGTATATATAAAAGCGAGCCATCCAACAAATAAAAGTTGTGAAGATTTATTATTAAAGAAGAACTCAGATTTAAAAAAATTAATTAAAGAAGAAAATATAGAATGTAGTGACTTGAGTGTCAACTCAATAATGAGAAAAGGAATATGGGAAAAATATTCAAATAATCTACAATTGGATGAAATTGAACTTGATGTCACAAAAGAAGATGCAAAAAAAATTTGGGAAAAAATATCTTTATATTTACCAGTATATTCACTTTTCCAATCAGATAGAAAAAATAGTGACTCAGATAACGAAATACAAGATCCATTAAAGGAAGCAGTAAAACAAATTATTAGTGAAGAAAGTTTACAAAATAGTCTTGTGGAGATTGCAGATATAGTTAGAAAAAAAATAGAAGAAGTATCTAATAGAACCTTAGAAAAAATAAGAGAAATGGATCCAGAAATTGCAAGCACTTTAAATCCAGTTATTCCTGCAGCAAAGAACTTAAAGTGGCAAGATGTTTTCAAGAACGTTTCTATATCTGGAGATGAGAACATTCCAATAAATAAAAGAGGAAGTGGAGTAAGACGTTTGATATTGTTGAATTTTTTTAGAGCAGAGGCTGAAAGAAGAGCAGAAAATAGCGAAAATGCAAATGTTATATATGCAATAGAGGAGCCAGAAACATCTCAACACACAAATAATCAGTATAAGTTAATTGAATCTTTAAAAGAATTAGCAAGATTGCCAAAAACTCAGATATTGTTAACGACACATAGTCCTAATATTGTAAAAAGACTGGATTTTTCAAATTTAAGATTGCTTAAAGACGGAGAACAAAAAAAAGAAGTACAAAATGTTGCACCGGGTCAATTACATTATCCATCGCTAAACGAAGTAAATTACATGGCTTTTGGTGAGATAACAGAAGAGTATCATAATGAATTATATGGTTTTATTGAGTTGCAAGGTTGGCTTAACGATTATAAATCTAGTAAACAGGTGATCGATTATAAAAAGTTGAAACAAGATGGGTCGATAGTTACTCAAAAGCTAACTTTAACAGAATATATAAGGCATCAAATACATCATCCAGAAAATGTAAATAACAGAAGATTTAATCTTTCAGAGTTAAAGGATTCGATAGAAATGATGAGAAACTTTATTTCGATGAATGATAAAAGAGCAGAATAG
- a CDS encoding DEAD/DEAH box helicase produces MSKKALNLLNIYMSSKKENILFEKEYLVLYNKIKCLEVIIISYFSDLYENLRFPIAEGKEAGLRNAQIGAIHAVASYATLNSKDSAVIVMPTGSGKTTVVMMAPYILKKAKVLIVTPSAMVRGQIANDYASLRTLKYVGVFSKDTNAPNIYEAKHLYHIEVDDEILNADVVVATHQVAASISDAQIKNVFDYIIIDEAHHVPAPTWQRILKNMINVPSLLVTATPFRLDKKEIKGKTVYNYPLSRAYKDGVFGEIMFNPIEEGTEKDKRIALKAERILLNDRESGYDHFLMVRTDTKDKAKELENLYENITKLKLKRIDSAMSTRTVEKTIMLLKKKELDGVICVDMLGEGFDFPNLKIAAIHEPHKSLASTLQFIGRFARTNAEKIGTAKFIAMNDDNLKIENHKLYSSDVAWQDMIISMSEEKIESDLEANEILNNFTKPEDQDESISLNNIRPNCHAKVYKVSNFDIYGKFPEELKVGENIYRSEETNSIVGISKISSTPLWLAGDSVLNNEFGLYIVHYQSSTKLLFIYSQNKTEAVYESIVESFVENYDKIPRDEMNRVLAEFSEYEFFNTGMQNRYSESGESYRIYAGSNTAASIDETTGKMVSAGHAFCKVKKDGYESTIGYSSGSKFWSSSYFTIPEYIKWCDLFGEKISNDKLKVKTNTNYDKLPIPVRIVEYESDILFCFLDKKSYISPCTIAYRGNLDEKALITDVIFKIIEVNNNIIKFKVELFDKCEVINCDLMGNYSSEKKEFICKNGKEEYSLAEYFSNNPLSFKTANDTVYCGQEVLKGNLELEKYDSKRICALKWDDMKVDTSLECGTGTGGMISIQDGLRNYLEKESKFSHIIFDHGTGEIADFITIEENGDFIYVEMYHCKAKKGREYNSSVGDVYEVTQQAIKSTIWVSSKAMLLKKINDRVSRASSEKFIRGEFKTLKKILQGPKVLQVKVYVVQPAISKSLQIPDKIGTILSAATAFIKNTGKVQELLVIGSE; encoded by the coding sequence GTGTCAAAAAAGGCGCTTAACCTTTTAAATATATACATGAGTTCGAAAAAAGAGAATATCTTATTTGAAAAAGAGTATTTAGTATTGTATAATAAAATAAAATGTTTGGAGGTGATTATAATCAGTTATTTTAGCGATTTATATGAAAATTTAAGATTTCCAATTGCAGAAGGGAAAGAGGCGGGACTTCGAAATGCTCAAATAGGAGCAATACATGCGGTTGCTTCTTATGCAACACTTAATTCAAAAGATTCCGCTGTTATTGTTATGCCCACAGGCTCTGGGAAAACGACAGTTGTTATGATGGCACCATATATTTTAAAAAAAGCAAAGGTCTTAATTGTTACTCCTAGTGCTATGGTTAGGGGGCAAATTGCAAACGACTATGCAAGTTTAAGAACGTTAAAATATGTGGGAGTATTTTCAAAAGATACTAATGCTCCAAACATATATGAAGCTAAGCATCTATATCATATAGAAGTAGATGATGAAATTTTAAATGCTGATGTAGTGGTAGCTACCCATCAGGTGGCTGCATCAATTTCTGATGCACAGATAAAAAATGTTTTTGACTATATTATTATTGATGAAGCACACCATGTTCCCGCTCCAACATGGCAACGAATATTAAAAAATATGATAAATGTTCCATCTTTACTTGTTACAGCCACTCCTTTTAGATTGGATAAAAAAGAAATAAAAGGGAAGACAGTTTATAATTATCCACTATCTAGAGCATATAAAGACGGAGTATTTGGCGAAATAATGTTTAATCCAATAGAGGAAGGGACTGAAAAGGATAAAAGAATTGCTTTAAAGGCAGAAAGAATTCTACTGAATGATAGAGAAAGTGGATATGATCATTTTTTGATGGTAAGAACTGACACTAAAGATAAAGCAAAAGAATTAGAAAATTTATATGAAAATATTACGAAATTAAAACTGAAACGAATTGATAGTGCAATGTCTACAAGAACTGTTGAAAAAACCATAATGCTACTTAAGAAAAAAGAACTTGATGGTGTGATTTGTGTAGATATGTTGGGCGAAGGGTTTGATTTTCCTAATTTAAAAATTGCAGCAATACATGAACCGCATAAATCTCTTGCTAGTACTCTCCAATTCATTGGTCGTTTTGCAAGAACTAATGCTGAAAAAATAGGTACTGCAAAGTTTATTGCTATGAATGATGATAATCTTAAAATTGAAAATCACAAATTATATTCAAGTGATGTTGCATGGCAAGATATGATAATAAGCATGTCAGAGGAAAAAATAGAGAGTGATCTGGAAGCTAATGAAATTTTGAACAATTTCACAAAACCTGAAGATCAGGATGAGTCGATATCTTTGAATAATATTCGACCTAATTGCCATGCAAAAGTATATAAAGTTTCAAACTTTGATATATATGGAAAATTCCCAGAAGAATTAAAAGTTGGGGAAAATATATATAGAAGTGAAGAAACTAATTCTATCGTAGGAATATCCAAGATAAGTAGTACACCATTATGGTTAGCTGGAGATAGTGTATTAAATAATGAATTTGGATTATATATTGTACATTACCAATCAAGCACCAAGTTGCTGTTTATATATTCACAAAATAAAACTGAAGCGGTGTATGAATCAATAGTAGAATCTTTTGTAGAAAATTACGATAAGATTCCAAGAGATGAAATGAATAGAGTGCTGGCAGAGTTTTCTGAGTATGAATTTTTCAACACTGGAATGCAGAATAGGTATTCAGAAAGTGGAGAATCTTATAGGATTTATGCTGGATCAAATACAGCTGCATCAATTGATGAAACAACAGGAAAAATGGTTTCTGCAGGGCATGCATTTTGTAAGGTTAAAAAAGATGGTTACGAAAGTACAATTGGTTATAGTAGTGGATCAAAATTTTGGAGTAGCTCTTACTTTACTATTCCTGAATATATTAAGTGGTGTGATTTATTCGGAGAAAAAATTTCTAACGATAAATTAAAAGTAAAAACAAATACAAATTATGATAAGTTACCAATCCCCGTTAGGATTGTAGAATATGAAAGTGATATATTGTTTTGCTTCTTGGATAAGAAATCGTATATATCTCCTTGTACTATAGCATATAGAGGCAATCTGGATGAAAAAGCATTGATTACAGATGTTATATTTAAAATTATAGAGGTAAATAATAATATCATCAAATTTAAAGTTGAGCTATTTGATAAATGTGAAGTTATAAACTGTGATCTAATGGGAAACTATAGCTCAGAAAAGAAAGAGTTTATTTGTAAAAATGGAAAAGAAGAATATTCTTTGGCAGAATATTTTTCTAATAATCCTCTCTCTTTTAAGACGGCGAATGATACTGTTTATTGTGGACAAGAAGTCTTAAAAGGGAATTTAGAATTGGAAAAATATGATTCAAAACGAATTTGTGCGTTGAAATGGGATGATATGAAGGTCGATACAAGTTTAGAATGTGGAACTGGAACTGGTGGAATGATTTCTATTCAAGATGGACTTAGAAATTACTTAGAAAAAGAATCCAAGTTTTCACATATCATATTTGATCATGGAACAGGTGAAATTGCGGACTTTATTACTATTGAAGAAAATGGAGATTTCATTTATGTGGAAATGTACCATTGTAAAGCAAAGAAAGGAAGAGAATATAATTCGTCAGTAGGGGATGTGTATGAAGTAACTCAGCAGGCGATAAAAAGTACTATTTGGGTTTCCTCTAAGGCGATGCTTCTTAAGAAAATTAATGATAGGGTATCAAGAGCAAGTAGTGAGAAATTTATTAGGGGAGAATTTAAAACCTTAAAAAAAATATTGCAAGGACCGAAAGTATTGCAAGTAAAAGTATATGTTGTACAACCTGCAATCAGTAAGTCTCTTCAAATTCCGGATAAAATTGGAACTATACTTTCTGCTGCAACAGCATTTATAAAAAATACGGGTAAAGTCCAAGAATTATTGGTAATTGGAAGCGAGTAA
- the rhuM gene encoding RhuM family protein yields MNNEVILYKDGELELPVEVAPDRETVWLNRNQLVVLFDRDVKTIGKHINNALKEELDSSVVAKFATTASDGKTYKVDYYNLDMIISVGYRVKSPRGIAFRKWATLYCFLLFSLDMSINIILYKWHKIKVFIIRFSLII; encoded by the coding sequence ATGAATAATGAAGTTATTCTTTATAAAGATGGTGAACTGGAACTTCCGGTGGAAGTAGCTCCTGACAGGGAAACTGTGTGGTTAAATAGAAATCAGTTGGTGGTTTTATTTGACAGGGATGTAAAAACAATAGGTAAACACATAAACAATGCACTTAAAGAAGAACTTGATTCTTCAGTTGTCGCAAAATTTGCGACAACTGCTTCTGATGGAAAAACATATAAGGTAGATTACTACAATCTTGATATGATTATCTCTGTTGGATATAGAGTAAAATCTCCAAGAGGTATTGCTTTTAGAAAATGGGCTACATTGTACTGTTTTCTATTATTCTCACTCGATATGTCCATTAATATTATTTTGTATAAATGGCATAAAATCAAGGTTTTTATTATCAGATTTAGCCTTATTATCTAG
- a CDS encoding helix-turn-helix transcriptional regulator: MRKFSYKNLFKKLIDLDMTNNELMEKANVSKSTFYKIKNGQNVTTDVLLRICNTLDCDISEIVECEKVI, encoded by the coding sequence ATGAGAAAGTTTTCATATAAAAATTTGTTTAAAAAACTAATAGATTTAGATATGACAAACAATGAACTTATGGAAAAGGCAAATGTGAGTAAAAGTACATTCTACAAAATAAAGAATGGGCAAAATGTAACTACAGATGTTTTGCTTAGGATTTGTAACACATTAGACTGTGATATTTCAGAGATTGTAGAATGTGAAAAAGTTATATGA
- a CDS encoding dihydroorotate oxidase, which yields MSSTKTHVGKYEFENCLMNAAGVCCYDRHELDKMIHSESGTFVTKSATLNPREGNPQPRYYDTELGCINSMGLPNLGIDYYLEYLLELQESLPDRTFFLSMTGLSSEEIHILMKKVLDSGFKGPTELNLSCPNVPGKPQLAYDLQATEQILSEVFEYFDRPLGIKLPPYFDIVHFDQAAAVFNKFPLTFVNCVNSIGNGLVINDESVVIKPKNGFGGIGGQYIKPTALANVHAFYQRLNPSIQIIGTGGVLTGRDAFEHILCGASMIQIGTSLEKEGTEVFSRVTRELKEIMDEKGYRTLEDFKGKLKYL from the coding sequence ATGTCATCAACAAAAACACATGTAGGAAAGTATGAATTTGAAAATTGTCTTATGAATGCCGCAGGAGTGTGCTGCTACGACCGTCATGAGCTGGATAAAATGATTCACTCTGAATCGGGAACTTTTGTAACGAAAAGTGCCACATTAAATCCTAGAGAAGGTAATCCGCAGCCACGTTATTATGACACTGAGCTTGGATGCATAAACTCTATGGGACTGCCAAATCTAGGAATTGACTATTATCTCGAATATCTTCTGGAACTTCAGGAATCGCTCCCTGACCGTACATTCTTTCTGTCCATGACAGGACTGTCTTCCGAAGAAATTCATATACTAATGAAAAAAGTCCTTGATAGCGGATTTAAAGGCCCGACAGAACTGAACCTGTCCTGTCCTAATGTGCCTGGAAAGCCCCAGCTGGCATATGATCTGCAGGCTACTGAGCAGATTCTGTCAGAAGTGTTTGAATATTTTGACAGACCTCTGGGAATAAAGCTGCCACCATATTTTGACATTGTGCATTTTGATCAGGCGGCCGCAGTTTTCAATAAATTTCCTCTTACATTTGTAAACTGTGTAAATAGCATCGGAAATGGACTTGTAATTAACGATGAGAGTGTCGTAATTAAGCCTAAAAACGGTTTTGGAGGAATCGGAGGGCAATATATAAAGCCTACTGCACTGGCAAACGTACACGCCTTCTATCAGCGTTTAAATCCATCTATACAAATTATCGGTACAGGAGGAGTTCTTACAGGCCGTGATGCTTTTGAACATATCCTGTGCGGAGCGAGCATGATTCAGATTGGAACTTCGCTTGAAAAGGAAGGTACTGAAGTATTTTCCAGAGTTACCCGTGAACTGAAGGAAATAATGGATGAAAAAGGTTACAGAACATTGGAAGATTTTAAAGGAAAACTGAAATATCTGTAG